From one Mytilus edulis chromosome 1, xbMytEdul2.2, whole genome shotgun sequence genomic stretch:
- the LOC139489865 gene encoding uncharacterized protein, with product MKTRYSKYRKVIFLLMFISLLFILKTNTLMNKTKQKLNPINEIERVQTMCGELCKTSRVGHPGLFFQKPPKNIDSCSEAVHIISAVTQGKRDSDLIEFVVLNVLDGSVRSNFDCCIYGDAKLSFHRVKAVVKETYPQKRRVVSLKARQYQCFVHNISSPMKHIQLVGKKEFCNSSHIRQPVLYAPVKENKFAICAKIAYNYLNPLHLIEWFEYQKMMGVDTVLIALQQVNEDAYAVFKYYEREGIAILISFPCKLPGNIDRNFEPHKWNYHQSTHDEQVAVYSCKEILKGFGFVAVVDLDEYIVHKNFSRYTEMFKSELLPAFPDAAAFTLRVSFFITDWGVSGVEPLLTSKYIRGSKPIFNRFKTIYMPNRTATVDTHVVWPIKGYRRIMLRSHNVILYHYRKCKNSGNTTDVCMTFAKHGDTKMMNIMFELYDKVVAVKRRCGISA from the exons TTTCTATTGATGTTTATATCTCTTCTTTTTATCCTAAAAACGAACACATTGATgaacaaaactaaacaaaaactGAATCCTATAAACGAAATAGAAAGGGTACAAACTATGTGTGGTGAGCTCTGCAAGACTTCACGTGTTGGACATCCAggactattttttcaaaaaccacCAAAG AATATCGATTCTTGTTCTGAAGCTGTGCATATCATTTCTGCTGTAACACAAGGGAAAAGAGATTCGGATCTGATAGAATTTGTAGTTCTAAATGTTCTCGACGGTTCTGTGCGTTCCAATTTCGACTGTTGTATTTACGGAGATGCGAAATTGTCATTTCATCGTGTAAAGGCTGTTGTGAAAGAAACGTACCCTCAAAAGAGAAGGGTTGTCAGTCTTAAAGCAAGACAGTATCAATGTTTTGTACATAATATAAGTTCCCCGATGAAACATATTCAATTGGTAGGAAAAAAGGAATTTTGTAATTCTTCTCATATTCGTCAGCCGGTATTATACGCACCGgtcaaagaaaacaaatttgCAATATGTGCTAAAATAGCTTATAACTATTTAAATCCACTGCATCTTATTGAATGGTTCGAATATCAAAAAATGATGGGTGTAGATACAGTACTGATAGCGCTACAACAAGTAAATGAAGATGCATATGCAGTATTTAAATATTATGAGAGAGAAGGCATTGCCATACTTATTTCATTTCCATGTAAATTGCCTGGTAATATTG ATCGCAATTTTGAACCACATAAATGGAATTACCATCAAAGTACCCACGATGAACAGGTCGCAGTGTATTCATGcaaagaaattttaaaaggaTTCGGTTTTGTGGCTGTTGTAGATTTAGACGAGTACATTGTCCATAAAAACTTCTCAAGATACACAGAAATGTTTAAG TCAGAGTTGTTACCAGCTTTTCCAGATGCTGCTGCTTTCACCCTGAGAGTTTCATTCTTCATAACAGATTGGGGAGTTTCAGGAGTCGAACCTCTACTAACAAGTAAATATATTCGAGGATCAAAGCCAATTTTCAATCGATTCAAGACTATTTATATGCCTAATAGAACTGCAACCGTGGATACCCATGTGGTGTGGCCAATTAAAGGATATCGAAG gATTATGCTTCGATCACACAATGTCATACTGTATCACTACAGAAAATGTAAGAACTCAGGAAATACTACGGATGTATGTATGACATTTGCCAAACATGGTGATACTAAAATGATGAATATAATGTTTGAATTATATGACAAAGTAGTTGCcgttaaaagaagatgtggaatatCAGCTTGA
- the LOC139489874 gene encoding low-density lipoprotein receptor-related protein 6-like → MITNMKWYKLILNALMIIVCLINEGFPNKLIFSITSAIKEINLDTEEISDILTDIESNVHSMDYDYTNKYMYFAREDKDDISRFRYPENPGNSYTKVTDADNPISVAIDPVYNHVYWTERNTGKIHRCDFDGTNKREILNDGKVYALALDHRKRWLYYSTNDIINKSIKRSRLDGSDNQTLANVHPQLVTGLSIDFKEDRLVWMEHGNGDLKSSNFDGIDVIKIFSTNTIKANGEISVHGSTTYCANDRNILSVEVLAKTTAKVIHTDSGRVLGVFYYKEKGKVIHDESLCIQ, encoded by the exons ATGATCACCAACATGAAATGGTATAAGTTAATTTTGAATGCATTGATGATTATTGTCTGCCTTATAAATGAAG GATTCCCAAACAAGCTTATATTTTCGATCACGAGTGCAATCAAGGAAATAAACCTTGACACTGAAGAAATATCAGATATTTTGACTGATATAGAGAGTAACGTGCATTCTATGGATTACgattatacaaataaatatatgtattttgcTAGAGAAGATAAAGATGACATATCAAG ATTTCGTTATCCAGAAAATCCAGGTAACAGCTACACAAAAGTGACCGATGCAGATAACCCGATAAGTGTGGCCATTGATCCTGTCTACAATCATGTTTATTGGACAGAACGGAATACGGGGAAAATACATCGTTGTGATTTTGATGGTACAAATAAAAGAGAAATACTGAATGATGGTAAAGTGTATGCACTCGCATTAGATCATAGGAAAag GTGGCTGTATTACAGTACAAATGATATCATTAATAAATCAATTAAACGATCAAGATTAGATGGTTCTGACAATCAAACATTAGCGAATGTTCATCCACAACTTGTTACTGGTTTAAGTATAG ATTTCAAAGAAGACAGACTTGTTTGGATGGAACATGGCAACGGTGATTTAAAATCTTCCAATTTTGACGGAATAGATGTAATCAAAATATTCAGCACGAATACGATAAAGGCAAATGGAGAAATTTCTGTACATGGTAGCACGACATACTGTGCAAATGATCGTAACATATTAAGCGTCGAAGTATTAgcaaaaacaacagcaaaagtaATTCATACAGATTCAGGAAGAGTTTTGGGTGtattttattataaagaaaaaggTAAGGTAATACACGACGAATCTTTgtgtattcaataa